From a region of the Cucumis sativus cultivar 9930 chromosome 6, Cucumber_9930_V3, whole genome shotgun sequence genome:
- the LOC101222802 gene encoding uncharacterized protein LOC101222802 isoform X1, with protein MICCFKRLKTVQKCCKIEKCHCTSVLRDLKSLHCFSRSTFSVIGFLDMVKDTVEEEGLDKSFEASNRMKLDTSYFKESMKTTKKSFPKTNIHSSLKQEILQLEKRLQDQFKVRTTLENALGYRSSSQDNTTDIEVPKPATELIKEIAVLELEVSHLEQYLLSLYRKAFDGQISSTSPSTTDEKLKSPVNSPKAKYTVNCVPDVTLKKEDKAVQSGYDSFGNPIREYSGICEDKLLDSSVRRCQSSLSHYSVCSKRISLPEDSLGQAVRPCLSQPMSMMEFAQNASSNLTSLAEYLGTQILDHVPESANRLSEDMVKCISAIYCKLSDPPSTHHGLSSPVSSSSPISAFSPQDQFDMLSPGFKNNPSFDIRLDNPFHVEGLKEFSGPYSTMVEVPWIYRDSQKLIEIEHLLQDFRSLISKLEEVDPRKLNHEEKLAFWTNVHNSLMMHAYLAYGIPQNNMKKVFVLLKAAYNIGGQTISVDTIQSSILGCRVPRPGQWLSLLIPSKSKLKNGDKRLAYKIHQSEPLLHFALCTGCHSDPAVRVYTPKTVLQELETAKEEYIRATFGIRKDKKVVLPKIVESFAKESRLCTAGMMEMIQKSLPESLRRSVLKCQNGKSRKNIEWISHNFTFRYLISREMVK; from the exons ATG ATATGCTGTTTCAAGAGACTGAAAACGGTGCAAAAATGTTGCAAAATAGAGAAATGCCACTGCACAAGCGTTCTAAGAG ATCTGAAATCTCTACACTGTTTCAGTCGTTCTACCTTTTCTGTTATTGG TTTTCTAGACATGGTCAAGGATACTGTTGAGGAAGAAGGGTTGGATAAGTCCTTTGAAGCTTCAAATCGTATGAAACTG GACACGAGCTACTTCAAGGAATCCATGAAGACAACGAAGAAAAGCTTCCCAAAAACAAACATACACTCTTCTCTTAAACAAGAG ATTCTTCAGCTTGAAAAGAGATTGCAAGACCAGTTCAAAGTTCGCACAACGCTCGAAAATGCATTAGGATATAGATCCTCTTCTCAAGACAATACAACCGACATTGAAGTACCTAAG CCAGCCACCGAGTTGATCAAAGAGATCGCAGTATTGGAACTGGAAGTTTCACATTTAGAACAATATCTTCTCTCTTTGTATCGAAAAGCATTTGATGGACAAATATCCTCCACGTCTCCATCCACCACTGACGAAAAGCTGAAATCGCCTGTGAACTCCCCAAAAGCCAAATATACTGTAAATTGTGTACCTGACGTTACATtgaaaaaggaagacaaagctgTTCAGTCTGGCTACGATTCTTTTGGAAATCCTATAAGGGAATATAGCGGAATTTGTGAAGACAAGCTGTTGGACTCAAGCGTTCGCCGTTGTCAGTCATCACTATCACATTATTCAGTTTGTTCAAAGAGAATTTCTCTTCCTGAGGATTCTTTGGGCCAAGCTGTACGGCCTTGTCTATCTCAACCGATGTCCATGATGGAG TTTGCTCAGAATGCTTCATCCAATTTAACCAGTCTAGCAGAGTACCTTGGTACTCAAATACTGGACCATGTTCCTGAGAGTGCCAATCGTCTTTCTGAAGATATGGTTAAATGCATTTCAGCCATATACTGCAAACTTTCAGATCCTCCTTCAACACATCATGGTCTTTCCTCTCCAGTTTCATCGTCTTCGCCAATCAGCGCATTCTCTCCTCAAGATCAGTTTGACATGTTGAGCCCCGGGTTCAAGAACAATCCATCATTTGATATACGGTTGGATAATCCTTTTCATGTGGAAGGTCTTAAAGAGTTCAGTGGCCCGTACAGCACAATGGTTGAAGTGCCATGGATTTATAGGGATAGTCAGAAACTGATCGAAATCGAACACTTGTTACAAGATTTCAG GTCACTTATATCCAAGTTAGAGGAAGTCGATCCGAGGAAGTTAAATCATGAGGAAAAGCTAGCATTCTGGACCAACGTACATAATTCCCTGATGATGCAT GCATACTTGGCTTATGGTATACCACAAAACAATATGAAGAAGGTGTTTGTTCTCTTGAAG GCTGCATATAACATAGGAGGTCAAACAATCAGTGTTGACACCATACAAAGTTCAATACTTGGGTGCCGAGTGCCTCGGCCTGGACAG TGGCTCTCTCTTCTTATTCCCTCGAAGTCGAAACTGAAAAACGGAGATAAACGACTAGCCTACAAAATCCACCAGTCAGAACCCCTTTTACATTTTGCACTTTGTACAGGCTGCCACTCGGATCCTGCG GTTCGTGTTTACACTCCCAAAACAGTTCTGCAGGAGCTAGAGACAGCAAAAGAAGAATACATTCGAGCCACATTCGGCATACGCAAGGACAAAAAAGTTGTTTTACCGAAGATCGTTGAGTCATTTGCAAAAGAATCAAGATTGTGCACAGCTGGTATGATGGAAATGATCCAAAAGTCTTTGCCTGAATCTCTAAGAAGAAGTGTTTTGAAATGTCAAAACGGGAAGTCCCGTAAGAACATTGAGTGGATATCGCACAACTTCACTTTTCGGTATTTAATATCTAGGGAAATGGTGAAGTGA
- the LOC101222802 gene encoding uncharacterized protein LOC101222802 isoform X2, translating to MLFQETENGAKMLQNREMPLHKRSKSFLDMVKDTVEEEGLDKSFEASNRMKLDTSYFKESMKTTKKSFPKTNIHSSLKQEILQLEKRLQDQFKVRTTLENALGYRSSSQDNTTDIEVPKPATELIKEIAVLELEVSHLEQYLLSLYRKAFDGQISSTSPSTTDEKLKSPVNSPKAKYTVNCVPDVTLKKEDKAVQSGYDSFGNPIREYSGICEDKLLDSSVRRCQSSLSHYSVCSKRISLPEDSLGQAVRPCLSQPMSMMEFAQNASSNLTSLAEYLGTQILDHVPESANRLSEDMVKCISAIYCKLSDPPSTHHGLSSPVSSSSPISAFSPQDQFDMLSPGFKNNPSFDIRLDNPFHVEGLKEFSGPYSTMVEVPWIYRDSQKLIEIEHLLQDFRSLISKLEEVDPRKLNHEEKLAFWTNVHNSLMMHAYLAYGIPQNNMKKVFVLLKAAYNIGGQTISVDTIQSSILGCRVPRPGQWLSLLIPSKSKLKNGDKRLAYKIHQSEPLLHFALCTGCHSDPAVRVYTPKTVLQELETAKEEYIRATFGIRKDKKVVLPKIVESFAKESRLCTAGMMEMIQKSLPESLRRSVLKCQNGKSRKNIEWISHNFTFRYLISREMVK from the exons ATGCTGTTTCAAGAGACTGAAAACGGTGCAAAAATGTTGCAAAATAGAGAAATGCCACTGCACAAGCGTTCTAAGAG TTTTCTAGACATGGTCAAGGATACTGTTGAGGAAGAAGGGTTGGATAAGTCCTTTGAAGCTTCAAATCGTATGAAACTG GACACGAGCTACTTCAAGGAATCCATGAAGACAACGAAGAAAAGCTTCCCAAAAACAAACATACACTCTTCTCTTAAACAAGAG ATTCTTCAGCTTGAAAAGAGATTGCAAGACCAGTTCAAAGTTCGCACAACGCTCGAAAATGCATTAGGATATAGATCCTCTTCTCAAGACAATACAACCGACATTGAAGTACCTAAG CCAGCCACCGAGTTGATCAAAGAGATCGCAGTATTGGAACTGGAAGTTTCACATTTAGAACAATATCTTCTCTCTTTGTATCGAAAAGCATTTGATGGACAAATATCCTCCACGTCTCCATCCACCACTGACGAAAAGCTGAAATCGCCTGTGAACTCCCCAAAAGCCAAATATACTGTAAATTGTGTACCTGACGTTACATtgaaaaaggaagacaaagctgTTCAGTCTGGCTACGATTCTTTTGGAAATCCTATAAGGGAATATAGCGGAATTTGTGAAGACAAGCTGTTGGACTCAAGCGTTCGCCGTTGTCAGTCATCACTATCACATTATTCAGTTTGTTCAAAGAGAATTTCTCTTCCTGAGGATTCTTTGGGCCAAGCTGTACGGCCTTGTCTATCTCAACCGATGTCCATGATGGAG TTTGCTCAGAATGCTTCATCCAATTTAACCAGTCTAGCAGAGTACCTTGGTACTCAAATACTGGACCATGTTCCTGAGAGTGCCAATCGTCTTTCTGAAGATATGGTTAAATGCATTTCAGCCATATACTGCAAACTTTCAGATCCTCCTTCAACACATCATGGTCTTTCCTCTCCAGTTTCATCGTCTTCGCCAATCAGCGCATTCTCTCCTCAAGATCAGTTTGACATGTTGAGCCCCGGGTTCAAGAACAATCCATCATTTGATATACGGTTGGATAATCCTTTTCATGTGGAAGGTCTTAAAGAGTTCAGTGGCCCGTACAGCACAATGGTTGAAGTGCCATGGATTTATAGGGATAGTCAGAAACTGATCGAAATCGAACACTTGTTACAAGATTTCAG GTCACTTATATCCAAGTTAGAGGAAGTCGATCCGAGGAAGTTAAATCATGAGGAAAAGCTAGCATTCTGGACCAACGTACATAATTCCCTGATGATGCAT GCATACTTGGCTTATGGTATACCACAAAACAATATGAAGAAGGTGTTTGTTCTCTTGAAG GCTGCATATAACATAGGAGGTCAAACAATCAGTGTTGACACCATACAAAGTTCAATACTTGGGTGCCGAGTGCCTCGGCCTGGACAG TGGCTCTCTCTTCTTATTCCCTCGAAGTCGAAACTGAAAAACGGAGATAAACGACTAGCCTACAAAATCCACCAGTCAGAACCCCTTTTACATTTTGCACTTTGTACAGGCTGCCACTCGGATCCTGCG GTTCGTGTTTACACTCCCAAAACAGTTCTGCAGGAGCTAGAGACAGCAAAAGAAGAATACATTCGAGCCACATTCGGCATACGCAAGGACAAAAAAGTTGTTTTACCGAAGATCGTTGAGTCATTTGCAAAAGAATCAAGATTGTGCACAGCTGGTATGATGGAAATGATCCAAAAGTCTTTGCCTGAATCTCTAAGAAGAAGTGTTTTGAAATGTCAAAACGGGAAGTCCCGTAAGAACATTGAGTGGATATCGCACAACTTCACTTTTCGGTATTTAATATCTAGGGAAATGGTGAAGTGA
- the LOC101222802 gene encoding uncharacterized protein LOC101222802 isoform X3, giving the protein MVKDTVEEEGLDKSFEASNRMKLDTSYFKESMKTTKKSFPKTNIHSSLKQEILQLEKRLQDQFKVRTTLENALGYRSSSQDNTTDIEVPKPATELIKEIAVLELEVSHLEQYLLSLYRKAFDGQISSTSPSTTDEKLKSPVNSPKAKYTVNCVPDVTLKKEDKAVQSGYDSFGNPIREYSGICEDKLLDSSVRRCQSSLSHYSVCSKRISLPEDSLGQAVRPCLSQPMSMMEFAQNASSNLTSLAEYLGTQILDHVPESANRLSEDMVKCISAIYCKLSDPPSTHHGLSSPVSSSSPISAFSPQDQFDMLSPGFKNNPSFDIRLDNPFHVEGLKEFSGPYSTMVEVPWIYRDSQKLIEIEHLLQDFRSLISKLEEVDPRKLNHEEKLAFWTNVHNSLMMHAYLAYGIPQNNMKKVFVLLKAAYNIGGQTISVDTIQSSILGCRVPRPGQWLSLLIPSKSKLKNGDKRLAYKIHQSEPLLHFALCTGCHSDPAVRVYTPKTVLQELETAKEEYIRATFGIRKDKKVVLPKIVESFAKESRLCTAGMMEMIQKSLPESLRRSVLKCQNGKSRKNIEWISHNFTFRYLISREMVK; this is encoded by the exons ATGGTCAAGGATACTGTTGAGGAAGAAGGGTTGGATAAGTCCTTTGAAGCTTCAAATCGTATGAAACTG GACACGAGCTACTTCAAGGAATCCATGAAGACAACGAAGAAAAGCTTCCCAAAAACAAACATACACTCTTCTCTTAAACAAGAG ATTCTTCAGCTTGAAAAGAGATTGCAAGACCAGTTCAAAGTTCGCACAACGCTCGAAAATGCATTAGGATATAGATCCTCTTCTCAAGACAATACAACCGACATTGAAGTACCTAAG CCAGCCACCGAGTTGATCAAAGAGATCGCAGTATTGGAACTGGAAGTTTCACATTTAGAACAATATCTTCTCTCTTTGTATCGAAAAGCATTTGATGGACAAATATCCTCCACGTCTCCATCCACCACTGACGAAAAGCTGAAATCGCCTGTGAACTCCCCAAAAGCCAAATATACTGTAAATTGTGTACCTGACGTTACATtgaaaaaggaagacaaagctgTTCAGTCTGGCTACGATTCTTTTGGAAATCCTATAAGGGAATATAGCGGAATTTGTGAAGACAAGCTGTTGGACTCAAGCGTTCGCCGTTGTCAGTCATCACTATCACATTATTCAGTTTGTTCAAAGAGAATTTCTCTTCCTGAGGATTCTTTGGGCCAAGCTGTACGGCCTTGTCTATCTCAACCGATGTCCATGATGGAG TTTGCTCAGAATGCTTCATCCAATTTAACCAGTCTAGCAGAGTACCTTGGTACTCAAATACTGGACCATGTTCCTGAGAGTGCCAATCGTCTTTCTGAAGATATGGTTAAATGCATTTCAGCCATATACTGCAAACTTTCAGATCCTCCTTCAACACATCATGGTCTTTCCTCTCCAGTTTCATCGTCTTCGCCAATCAGCGCATTCTCTCCTCAAGATCAGTTTGACATGTTGAGCCCCGGGTTCAAGAACAATCCATCATTTGATATACGGTTGGATAATCCTTTTCATGTGGAAGGTCTTAAAGAGTTCAGTGGCCCGTACAGCACAATGGTTGAAGTGCCATGGATTTATAGGGATAGTCAGAAACTGATCGAAATCGAACACTTGTTACAAGATTTCAG GTCACTTATATCCAAGTTAGAGGAAGTCGATCCGAGGAAGTTAAATCATGAGGAAAAGCTAGCATTCTGGACCAACGTACATAATTCCCTGATGATGCAT GCATACTTGGCTTATGGTATACCACAAAACAATATGAAGAAGGTGTTTGTTCTCTTGAAG GCTGCATATAACATAGGAGGTCAAACAATCAGTGTTGACACCATACAAAGTTCAATACTTGGGTGCCGAGTGCCTCGGCCTGGACAG TGGCTCTCTCTTCTTATTCCCTCGAAGTCGAAACTGAAAAACGGAGATAAACGACTAGCCTACAAAATCCACCAGTCAGAACCCCTTTTACATTTTGCACTTTGTACAGGCTGCCACTCGGATCCTGCG GTTCGTGTTTACACTCCCAAAACAGTTCTGCAGGAGCTAGAGACAGCAAAAGAAGAATACATTCGAGCCACATTCGGCATACGCAAGGACAAAAAAGTTGTTTTACCGAAGATCGTTGAGTCATTTGCAAAAGAATCAAGATTGTGCACAGCTGGTATGATGGAAATGATCCAAAAGTCTTTGCCTGAATCTCTAAGAAGAAGTGTTTTGAAATGTCAAAACGGGAAGTCCCGTAAGAACATTGAGTGGATATCGCACAACTTCACTTTTCGGTATTTAATATCTAGGGAAATGGTGAAGTGA